The Neptunomonas concharum genomic interval GATAAAGGGCGGTTACGTCGCGCTTGTTCTAACTGCGAAGCAAAATGGCGCTGGCTTAGATGGGCAAACTCATGGGTAATTACAGAGGCTAATTCATCTTCTTGTTCGGCAGAGAGAAGCAGGCCCCCATGAATGCCGACCACTCCTCCTGGTACGGCGAAAGCGTTAAGCGTGGGATTATCCAATATAACCAGATCGAGCCGTCTATCCTGCAATTGGCTGTAGGCAGCCAGTTGCCACACTAAATCATAAAGGTATGAGTAGGTAATAGGGTCATTCAGTAATGGGGCGTTTCCTCTGAGTGAGCGTGCCCATGCTTGGCCTATTTTGTACTCTTTGTCTAAAGAGATTATGGAAGAGGTTGAGTCCCCTAAGATGGGTAAGTTATCGTTAGCAGATGTGTAATGTGCTGTACCTAAAAGCAGCGCTGCGAAAATAACAGGTTTAAAAGTCATTCAGGTTTCCATGTTCTCTTTCAAGGGGATGGGAAGCGTGTCATTATCTTACCCCGATATGCTTAGTGATGTTTGCGATTTATCACAACTGTCGTTAATTCATTGATATTAAGGCCTACTATGCAAGAAATAGAAGTCGATCAATTCTTAGATACTCGTGGACTAAACTGCCCCTTGCCCTTGCTAAAAACCAAGCAGGCACTCAACAAACTTACAACAGGGCAGGTTCTAAAAGTCGTAGCTACTGATGCAGGTTCAGTGCGTGACTTTAAAGCTTTTACTGATCGTTCAGACCATGAGTTACTTGAAATGTTCAGCGCAGACGCCGAATATACCTACCTCATTCGCCGCGGTTGAAAAACATTAGGATTTTCTAGGTATGAGAGCAATTTTTTCTAAATGGATCGAGCGGTATTTTTCTGATGAAGAAGCGCTGTTTCTATTTCTTTTATTGGGCGCCTCTTTGCTCATTATTCTTACATTGGGTAAGCCTTTGGCACCGGTGTTTGCAGGCTTGATAATCGCCTTTTTGATGCAGGGCGGGGTGGATTGGTTGGTTAAGCGAAGAGTGCCTCATCTTGTGGCGGTTCTGATCCTCTTTTCTGGCTTCTTAAGTTTTCTTTTAGCGCTAACCTTAATTGTTGTACCACTGGCTTGGAAGCAGCTCTCTAATCTCTTTAACGAGCTTCCTGGCATGGTTCAGGAGGTTCAGGCGATGTTGTTAGTACTGCCGGAGCAGTATCCGCAGTGGATTTCTGAGTCACAGATTCGCGAAGTCATGGCGTTAGCCTCCAGTGAACTAAGCAGTGCAGGGCAATGGGTTTTAACCTTTTCACTAAACTCCCTGACCGGGGTGATGACCTTGCTGGTTTATTTAGTCCTAGTACCTATTCTGGTTTTCTTCTTTTTAAAAGATGGTCGCCTTCTGGTGCGCTGGTGGGCTTCGTTTCTACCTAAAAAACGTAAAATGATGACCAAAGTCTGGGATGAGATGGATGACCAGATAGCGAACTATATACGCGGTAAAGTAATTGAGATTTTTATTGTTGGTACAGTCACTTACGTTGCTTTCTTGTTCTTGGGAATTAACTACGCAGCGTTGTTGGGTATCATGGTTGGCTTGTCCGTCTTGATCCCTTATATCGGAGCGGCGCTTGTTACCTTGCCTGTTGCATT includes:
- a CDS encoding AI-2E family transporter, whose amino-acid sequence is MRAIFSKWIERYFSDEEALFLFLLLGASLLIILTLGKPLAPVFAGLIIAFLMQGGVDWLVKRRVPHLVAVLILFSGFLSFLLALTLIVVPLAWKQLSNLFNELPGMVQEVQAMLLVLPEQYPQWISESQIREVMALASSELSSAGQWVLTFSLNSLTGVMTLLVYLVLVPILVFFFLKDGRLLVRWWASFLPKKRKMMTKVWDEMDDQIANYIRGKVIEIFIVGTVTYVAFLFLGINYAALLGIMVGLSVLIPYIGAALVTLPVALIGFFQWGWSNEFMYLMVVYGVIQALDGNALVPWLFSEAVNLHPISIIVAVLVFGTLWGFWGVFFAIPLATLVKAIMNAWPGPLDADDQSVEEVS
- a CDS encoding sulfurtransferase TusA family protein, coding for MQEIEVDQFLDTRGLNCPLPLLKTKQALNKLTTGQVLKVVATDAGSVRDFKAFTDRSDHELLEMFSADAEYTYLIRRG